A genomic segment from Candidatus Brocadia sinica JPN1 encodes:
- the pyrI gene encoding aspartate carbamoyltransferase regulatory subunit: MKHLDVAAIKDGSVIDHIDSKSTLKVAEILNIQNEEQIVLVGMNLTSKFLGKKGIIKIEGKIIAQKEANKIALIAPNATVNIIKDYEVVKKFKIVVPEIIEGIVKCFNPNCVSNYNNIKARQHVVTKNPIKLQCHYCERLMSAKDIVLI, encoded by the coding sequence ATGAAACATCTTGATGTCGCCGCAATAAAAGACGGGTCGGTGATTGACCACATAGACAGCAAAAGCACATTGAAAGTTGCCGAAATTTTAAATATTCAGAACGAAGAGCAGATAGTCCTTGTAGGGATGAATTTAACGAGTAAATTTTTAGGAAAAAAGGGAATTATAAAAATTGAGGGGAAAATTATTGCTCAAAAAGAGGCCAATAAAATCGCTCTTATTGCCCCAAATGCTACAGTAAATATTATCAAAGATTATGAGGTTGTTAAAAAATTCAAGATCGTAGTTCCGGAAATTATCGAAGGTATCGTGAAGTGCTTTAACCCTAATTGTGTAAGTAATTATAACAATATAAAAGCCAGGCAGCACGTAGTAACGAAGAACCCCATAAAATTACAATGTCACTACTGTGAACGTCTCATGAGTGCAAAGGATATTGTATTGATTTGA
- a CDS encoding homoserine dehydrogenase, translating into MNTFNVGLIGMGTVGAGVAKILLEKGSPLLEKLDCVPVLKGIADRNPDVKNKLNLPSDILFTTDAKELLNNPDIQVVVELIGGLHPAMEIITTALEKGKDVVTANKMLLALHGSELFSKARRHGKSISFEASVGGGIPIIAALRDGFIANKIEAIFGIVNGTTNYILTKMTREKVKYSDALAEAQRLGYAEKDPTMDVEGIDSSHKLAILARIGFGVDFDYKNIYHEGISAMDLSDIWYAHELGYTLKLLAIAKKTENNIELRVHPTLLPHDHPLSSVNGVFNAICITGSAVGETMLYGKGAGQMPTASAVVADLVDVALGRAGITFKAMKTFSGHCEYVPIADIQQFKTRYYLRFSVVDKPGVLAKISGILGKYEISIASVIQHKARENGTVPLVMMTHLAEEGNLQKALTEMKQLDVIKDHTKFLRVEE; encoded by the coding sequence ATGAACACATTCAACGTGGGACTCATAGGCATGGGAACAGTTGGTGCGGGGGTTGCGAAAATCCTTCTGGAAAAAGGCTCACCCCTCCTTGAAAAACTCGATTGCGTACCCGTCTTAAAAGGTATCGCCGATCGTAACCCGGATGTGAAAAACAAATTGAATCTGCCATCGGATATTCTCTTTACCACCGATGCAAAGGAACTCCTCAATAATCCGGATATTCAGGTCGTTGTGGAACTTATCGGGGGATTACACCCTGCCATGGAAATCATTACCACAGCCCTTGAAAAAGGGAAGGATGTCGTCACTGCAAATAAAATGCTTCTGGCTTTACACGGCTCAGAACTTTTTAGCAAAGCGCGCCGGCACGGCAAGAGCATCTCATTTGAGGCAAGTGTAGGGGGTGGAATTCCCATTATTGCTGCACTGCGGGATGGTTTTATTGCCAACAAGATTGAGGCTATTTTTGGCATTGTAAATGGCACAACCAACTACATTTTAACCAAGATGACCAGGGAGAAGGTAAAATACAGCGATGCCCTCGCCGAGGCGCAAAGGTTGGGTTATGCTGAAAAAGACCCTACCATGGATGTAGAGGGCATAGATTCATCACACAAGCTCGCTATTTTAGCAAGGATTGGTTTTGGTGTAGATTTTGACTACAAGAACATCTATCACGAAGGTATTAGCGCCATGGACTTATCGGACATATGGTATGCTCATGAGCTGGGATATACCTTAAAACTCCTGGCAATTGCAAAAAAAACAGAAAACAATATTGAACTCCGCGTCCACCCTACGCTCCTTCCGCATGACCATCCACTTTCCTCGGTGAATGGCGTCTTTAATGCCATCTGCATTACCGGAAGTGCTGTAGGAGAAACAATGCTCTATGGCAAGGGGGCAGGCCAGATGCCCACAGCCAGCGCTGTGGTTGCAGACCTCGTGGATGTTGCGCTTGGAAGAGCAGGTATCACGTTCAAAGCCATGAAGACCTTTTCCGGGCATTGTGAATATGTCCCTATTGCTGATATACAACAATTCAAAACCCGTTATTATTTACGGTTTTCCGTTGTGGATAAACCCGGAGTGCTCGCAAAAATATCCGGCATCTTGGGGAAATATGAGATCAGCATTGCCTCGGTAATCCAGCACAAGGCCAGGGAAAACGGCACTGTTCCTCTGGTAATGATGACCCATCTTGCAGAAGAAGGCAATCTGCAAAAGGCGCTTACAGAAATGAAACAACTCGATGTAATAAAAGACCATACAAAATTTCTCCGTGTAGAAGAATAG
- the pyrB gene encoding aspartate carbamoyltransferase: MSFKQRDIISIRHFNKEELLYILDLAKRIEQMEHTDILRGKVLASLFFEPSTRTRLSFESAMNRLGGMVIGFAEPGVTSVAKGESLSDSVKIIEGYCDIIVLRHYLEGSAQLAADVVKIPVINAGDGANQHPTQTFLDLYTIQKTKGTLEGLTIGFLGDLKYGRTVHSLAYALAYFGAEMYFISPPSLRLPGDFMEALKDRKVKCHENESLMGISKRLDVIYCTRIQKERFADPVEFEKVRGIYRLSKAMLEEFGIKDDLKVLHPLPRVDEMDDSLDATDFAVYFHQARNGVPVRKALLAAVLGAIE, encoded by the coding sequence ATAAGCTTTAAACAAAGAGATATTATTTCTATCAGGCATTTTAACAAAGAAGAGTTATTGTATATCCTTGATCTGGCAAAGCGAATAGAGCAAATGGAGCATACGGACATACTCAGGGGCAAGGTGCTTGCTTCATTATTCTTCGAACCTTCAACGAGGACAAGGTTGAGCTTTGAATCGGCCATGAATAGGTTGGGTGGAATGGTAATTGGCTTTGCCGAGCCAGGAGTGACTTCGGTGGCAAAGGGCGAATCACTGAGCGATTCCGTAAAGATTATCGAAGGATATTGTGACATCATCGTCTTAAGGCATTATCTCGAAGGTTCGGCACAATTAGCAGCAGATGTCGTAAAAATACCGGTGATTAATGCAGGGGATGGTGCGAACCAGCATCCAACACAAACCTTTTTAGATCTGTATACAATCCAGAAGACAAAGGGAACCCTGGAAGGTCTTACGATTGGTTTTTTGGGAGACCTGAAGTACGGGAGAACGGTACATTCCCTTGCTTACGCCCTTGCGTATTTTGGCGCCGAGATGTACTTTATTTCACCGCCCAGCCTCCGCCTGCCTGGAGATTTTATGGAGGCGCTGAAAGACCGGAAGGTAAAGTGCCACGAAAACGAATCACTCATGGGTATAAGTAAGAGACTCGACGTGATTTATTGCACAAGAATCCAGAAGGAACGTTTTGCAGACCCGGTTGAATTTGAAAAGGTTCGCGGCATATATAGACTGAGTAAGGCAATGCTGGAAGAATTCGGGATTAAGGACGATTTAAAGGTATTACACCCCTTACCTCGTGTGGATGAAATGGATGATAGCCTGGATGCAACCGATTTTGCTGTATATTTTCATCAGGCGCGCAATGGTGTTCCTGTCAGGAAGGCTTTGTTAGCCGCTGTTTTGGGAGCAATTGAATGA